In Candidatus Fermentibacter sp., a single genomic region encodes these proteins:
- a CDS encoding glycosyltransferase, with protein MPRCDMHVHSMYSRATGYWFLRALQAPESFTPPELLYEKARDRGMDFVTITDINTIEGVMRIIDLPGTFTGEEIRTFLHGSRAAVHILAYGFDPADHDEMSRLRESFEDLTDFLSDRGIPFALAHPFHSEGPSPAYAELALAMRRCPLVEALNGSRLAAENAMVAPSVGIVRGDPGFAGFIGGSDDRCGRFIGNAFTAVPRAATAGEFLKEVASGRGAPGGASGSAIRSAYSTYSIAYSFYRERLQAQKLPLFASAAADRMFGPGRPEPPTLWQKADLALHSLYHRTLSSPDPGPESFLLEELLEIGKDLWARGEPRGEDIDERTFRIFSNTTNRLIDRLSGLLFRRITDGKFLEAFEAVSALIPVLLLNAPYPMSFFNMRRGRRAAAEFAAGTPGCSPPPSSGARAWFTDTIDDLNGVSRTLQKFSRLAFDSGRKLAVIASQERPLSFEGWVVNFPPVREFPVPDYESKMLAIPPFLDLLRFVEDNDFEALYISTPGPVGLSALLISKLLGIPSFGIYHTDLPRHVNQISRDGHMGEFAATAMGWFYSATDHVMVPSRYYMEELDKLGVPRQKMTIFPRGIDTGAFSPSWRDPGFFGRFGASEGSVRLVYVGRVSREKDLDVLAEAFLAARAEFPDIELFIVGDGPYLAELTLGLSGRGCHFCGILRGDDLSRAYASADVFVFPSTTDTFGNVVLEAAASGVPSIVTDMGGPMEIIEPGVSGVVARGRDVEGFASAILAMARDASLRKGMGEAARRRAMERTWEKAFDAVWDAMPEPGAGAGGGSGS; from the coding sequence GTGCCCAGGTGCGACATGCACGTTCACTCCATGTACTCCCGCGCCACGGGATACTGGTTCCTCAGGGCGCTGCAGGCCCCAGAGAGCTTCACGCCGCCCGAGCTCCTGTACGAGAAGGCCCGCGACAGGGGCATGGACTTCGTCACGATAACCGACATCAACACCATCGAAGGCGTGATGAGGATCATCGACCTGCCCGGCACGTTCACCGGCGAGGAGATCAGAACCTTCCTCCACGGCAGCAGGGCGGCCGTCCACATCCTGGCCTACGGCTTCGACCCGGCCGACCACGACGAGATGTCCAGGCTGCGCGAGAGCTTCGAGGACCTGACGGATTTCCTCTCCGACAGGGGCATCCCCTTCGCCCTGGCCCACCCGTTCCATTCCGAGGGACCCTCCCCGGCCTATGCCGAGCTGGCCCTGGCCATGAGAAGATGTCCGCTCGTCGAGGCCCTGAACGGAAGCAGGCTGGCGGCCGAGAACGCGATGGTGGCACCGTCGGTCGGGATCGTCAGGGGTGATCCGGGATTCGCGGGCTTCATCGGCGGTTCGGACGACCGCTGCGGGCGCTTCATCGGCAACGCCTTCACCGCCGTTCCCCGGGCCGCGACGGCGGGTGAGTTCCTGAAGGAGGTGGCCTCGGGGAGGGGAGCGCCCGGCGGCGCATCCGGTTCGGCGATACGGTCGGCCTACTCCACCTATTCCATCGCCTACTCCTTCTACAGGGAGAGGCTCCAGGCACAGAAGCTGCCGCTCTTCGCCTCGGCCGCGGCCGACAGGATGTTCGGACCCGGGAGGCCCGAGCCTCCCACCCTGTGGCAGAAGGCCGACCTGGCCCTGCATTCGCTCTATCACCGGACCCTCTCCTCACCCGACCCGGGCCCGGAGAGCTTCCTGCTCGAGGAGCTGCTCGAGATCGGCAAGGACCTCTGGGCGAGGGGCGAGCCCAGGGGCGAGGACATCGACGAACGTACGTTCCGCATCTTCAGCAACACGACGAACCGTCTCATCGACCGCCTCTCCGGCCTGTTGTTCCGCCGCATAACAGACGGCAAGTTCCTCGAGGCGTTCGAGGCGGTTTCGGCCCTGATCCCCGTGCTGCTGCTGAACGCGCCCTACCCGATGTCGTTCTTCAACATGCGGCGGGGCAGGAGGGCTGCCGCCGAGTTCGCGGCAGGCACCCCGGGATGCTCCCCGCCTCCGTCCAGCGGAGCAAGGGCCTGGTTCACCGATACCATAGACGACCTGAACGGGGTCTCCAGGACCCTGCAGAAGTTCAGCCGCCTGGCCTTCGACTCGGGACGGAAGCTCGCGGTGATAGCCAGCCAGGAACGGCCCCTGTCCTTCGAGGGGTGGGTAGTGAACTTCCCGCCGGTGCGCGAGTTCCCCGTGCCGGACTACGAGTCGAAGATGCTCGCCATCCCGCCCTTCCTCGACCTCCTGCGGTTCGTCGAGGACAACGACTTCGAGGCGCTGTACATCTCCACGCCGGGGCCGGTGGGCCTCTCGGCCCTGCTCATATCCAAGCTCCTCGGGATCCCGTCCTTCGGCATCTACCACACCGACCTGCCGCGGCACGTGAACCAGATATCCCGCGACGGGCACATGGGCGAGTTCGCAGCCACGGCCATGGGCTGGTTCTACTCCGCCACCGACCATGTGATGGTCCCCAGCCGCTACTACATGGAGGAGCTGGACAAGCTGGGAGTGCCCAGACAGAAGATGACGATCTTCCCCAGAGGGATAGACACGGGAGCCTTCTCGCCGTCCTGGCGGGATCCCGGCTTCTTCGGGCGCTTCGGAGCCTCGGAGGGTTCGGTGCGCCTGGTCTACGTGGGAAGGGTGTCGCGCGAGAAGGATCTGGACGTGCTGGCCGAGGCCTTCCTAGCCGCCAGGGCGGAGTTCCCGGATATCGAGCTGTTCATCGTCGGCGACGGGCCCTATCTGGCCGAGCTCACGCTCGGGCTGAGCGGGAGAGGCTGCCACTTCTGCGGCATCCTCAGGGGCGATGACCTGTCCAGGGCCTATGCCTCGGCCGACGTCTTCGTCTTCCCGAGCACCACCGACACCTTCGGGAACGTGGTCCTCGAAGCCGCCGCATCCGGGGTGCCGTCCATCGTCACGGACATGGGCGGGCCCATGGAGATCATCGAGCCGGGCGTCTCGGGCGTGGTCGCCCGTGGCCGCGACGTCGAGGGATTCGCCTCGGCGATCCTCGCCATGGCCCGCGATGCATCCCTCCGGAAGGGGATGGGGGAGGCCGCGAGGCGCAGGGCCATGGAGAGGACGTGGGAGAAGGCCTTCGACGCCGTATGGGACGCCATGCCGGAGCCCGGCGCGGGCGCTGGCGGCGGTTCGGGATCATAG
- a CDS encoding TonB-dependent receptor, producing MFILPIIAVITAAGVASRPVRALDPSGSPVAGAVLETGGTVSMSGPDGSFTGPVMPGDTARVSAMGYEPWSGIVPWDGGIILFPDALPSGVLIPVTARRHSAASQGLAVTEVEAGGIPSAGMPGAHGIEIVSPGVAVREYGGAASVLSFSVRGSDPSQIGWSIDGHRIGSSMDGTPAVCIFHGLFASMRLARGGGSAFSDGGLAGTVELAAASPGDPPSIFAGADSRNGLWAGASSPLGGSSRLSLSFSSPKGPSGGDGRSGGTLFTASAGAFSTGTLMTSSSGEVESPDWSPSEASIRRSSLDSWVTCGMGCGFSAEGSIHAGGTRYVSDSPDSTRDSHSEGASDAALAFTPSGLPLSIETSADIRREWAGGTALGSRSRTLSSIGVLGSAFAGPLLVSAAARAETATDERPGIGARVSATLDRGWLTVEAALSRSFRRPTFNELYWPSDPFAEGNPDLGPETSTEADVSARVSLGLLSSGISLFYAVSDDLIIWTPGAGGVWSPCNISRALRRGVELDGTLRAGAFTAAGSVTLQRITDAVEGSTNEGMMLPYRPEITAGLLVEAEIMGMTPGISISTTGNRWINAANTIDLPSYSLLGASLSAPVPWIGGLSLELDGTNVLDTRYEETNGYPGRRRTFSAELRWEGPR from the coding sequence TTGTTCATCCTGCCCATCATCGCGGTGATCACGGCGGCCGGGGTTGCCTCCCGGCCCGTCCGCGCGCTCGATCCATCGGGCTCCCCTGTCGCAGGAGCGGTCCTCGAGACCGGGGGCACCGTCTCGATGAGCGGCCCCGACGGCAGCTTCACCGGGCCGGTGATGCCGGGCGACACCGCCCGCGTCAGCGCGATGGGCTACGAGCCATGGAGCGGCATTGTCCCGTGGGATGGCGGGATAATCCTTTTCCCCGATGCCCTTCCGAGCGGCGTTCTCATACCCGTGACCGCGAGGAGACACTCGGCCGCCTCGCAGGGGCTGGCCGTCACGGAGGTGGAGGCCGGCGGGATACCGTCGGCAGGCATGCCGGGCGCCCACGGGATCGAGATCGTCTCACCCGGCGTGGCCGTGCGCGAGTACGGAGGGGCCGCATCCGTCCTCTCCTTCTCCGTGAGAGGCTCCGACCCGTCGCAGATAGGCTGGAGCATAGACGGCCACAGGATAGGGAGCTCCATGGACGGCACCCCCGCAGTCTGCATCTTCCATGGGCTCTTCGCCTCCATGCGCCTGGCGCGCGGGGGGGGATCGGCCTTCAGCGACGGAGGCCTGGCCGGCACCGTCGAACTGGCCGCGGCTTCACCGGGCGACCCTCCGTCGATCTTCGCAGGAGCCGATTCCAGGAACGGCCTATGGGCCGGCGCCTCCAGCCCGCTCGGCGGTTCCTCGAGACTCTCCCTCTCCTTCTCCTCGCCGAAGGGACCCTCGGGCGGAGACGGGCGTTCCGGGGGGACCCTCTTCACCGCATCGGCCGGGGCCTTCTCGACGGGCACGCTGATGACCAGTTCCTCCGGCGAGGTGGAGAGTCCGGACTGGTCTCCCTCGGAAGCCTCGATCCGCCGCTCGTCGCTCGATTCCTGGGTCACATGCGGCATGGGCTGCGGATTCTCCGCAGAGGGTTCGATCCATGCCGGGGGGACGCGGTACGTTTCGGATTCGCCCGATTCGACGCGCGACAGCCATTCCGAAGGCGCCTCGGACGCCGCGCTGGCGTTCACCCCGTCGGGCCTGCCCCTCTCCATCGAGACCTCGGCCGACATCAGGAGGGAATGGGCGGGCGGCACGGCACTCGGTTCCCGGAGCAGGACCCTTTCCTCGATCGGCGTTCTGGGCTCCGCATTCGCAGGTCCGCTGCTCGTCTCGGCCGCCGCCAGGGCAGAGACGGCCACGGACGAGCGCCCCGGCATAGGGGCGCGGGTATCCGCGACCCTGGACCGGGGGTGGCTCACGGTCGAGGCGGCCCTGTCACGGAGCTTCAGGAGGCCGACGTTCAACGAACTCTACTGGCCCTCCGACCCCTTCGCCGAAGGCAATCCCGATCTCGGGCCGGAAACGTCGACGGAGGCGGATGTGTCGGCCAGGGTTTCCCTCGGTCTGCTTTCATCGGGCATCTCGCTCTTCTACGCCGTCTCCGACGACCTGATAATCTGGACCCCGGGGGCCGGCGGGGTCTGGAGCCCCTGCAACATCTCACGTGCCCTCCGCCGCGGGGTCGAGCTGGACGGGACGCTGCGCGCCGGAGCCTTCACAGCCGCCGGCTCCGTGACCCTGCAGCGCATCACCGATGCGGTCGAAGGCTCCACGAACGAAGGCATGATGCTGCCCTACAGACCGGAGATCACTGCCGGACTCCTCGTCGAGGCGGAGATCATGGGCATGACCCCGGGCATCTCGATCTCGACGACCGGGAACAGGTGGATCAACGCCGCGAACACCATCGATCTGCCCTCGTATTCGCTTCTCGGGGCATCGCTCTCGGCTCCGGTCCCGTGGATCGGCGGCCTTTCACTCGAGCTCGACGGCACGAACGTTCTCGACACCAGGTACGAGGAGACGAACGGCTATCCCGGCCGCCGCCGGACATTCTCGGCCGAACTCAGATGGGAGGGACCCCGTTGA